The Huiozyma naganishii CBS 8797 chromosome 9, complete genome nucleotide sequence AAACGATTGGATGATTTGGATTACTTAAAGCAGAACCGTATTTCACCCTCCGAAGTCTCGTCATGCCTTTCTCACATTTTCAATAACATGATTTTTACTCCAAATGTGGGACTTCATTGTGATCCTCATGGTGGTAACCTAGCGATACGATCCATCAAACCGacgaaattgaacaagcaCAATTTTGAGATCATATTATTTGATCATGGATTATATAGGCACCCTACTACCCAGACCAGGAGGGACTACGCGAAATTCTGGCTGGCAATGCTGGATCATGATCAGGAAAAAATGGTACTCTATGCCAATAAATTTGCCAACGTCACAGAAGATCAGTTCCCACTCTTTGCAGCTGCGATCAGTGGTCGGAGCATAGATGTGGCGTTGAATTACGATATaacgaaaagaagaacgaacGAGGAGATTAGTCAGATGACCAGCCGTCTCTTACAGGGCCATTTCTTAGCTGACATCATGCGTATATTATCGCGGGTTCCACGTATTGTGTTGctaattttgaaaactAATGATCTCACACGATACCTTGATGAGTGTCTGCATAACCCGCTGGGTCCTGAACGGACGTTTTTGATTATGACTCAATATTGTGCAAAGACAGTATTTGACGAGGATGTGGAAGAGATTGACAACTTATACACTAAATGGTCGTTCAAGTGGTGTTGGCATTATCTTTTAGTGTGGTCATCTTACGAACGCAGGAAAAACCAGTTGGTGCTGTACGACACCATATTTTGGTGGAGACAGAAAGTGAACAAGTTTTTAAAGTTGATATAATACAGTGCAAGCACTGTCATGTATTATAGAATGTTGTTTCGTATTAATCCTGTACATATTAGAATACTATTGTTTGTTatccccccccccccacccTCTACGGTTATACAGTTAGAGTGGATTTTTTCCTTGGAGAGTTAGATGTGGTCGTTACTACAAAAGACGACGATACCTCAGAGTACGGGATATGCATGTTACTGGAAGCAGTAGCACCAATTGGTGACTTTGTAGATACTACTAACGAGGGTCCCCTCATtgacactttcaaagagtctACGGTCGGCATTGTGCTATTTTTCTCCTTGGAAACACTCCCTCGTCTATCCAACCCCCTTCTTTGTTTATCACAATAGTCTTGTAAATCATGTACTTCATGCTCGAGGAGTACATTCCGCTCAAGCAGTTTATCATTCTGCGAGTTCGAATCAATCAGCTTACTAGACAGGAGAGAGTTTTCGTTCTCTAGATCGTCCACTTTTATCTCCAGCTCAATCATCCGTCTTTTCTGCGTATCCCTCTCATCGTTCAAAGTATTTATATCATTCTGCAAGCCTTGGATGACATGCTCCATCTCATTTTCGTACTCTCGACTAACGGCGTTAATTTCCTCTAATTGGCTTTGCAACGATCTAATTAGACTCAATGCTGC carries:
- the NDL1 gene encoding Ndl1p (similar to Saccharomyces cerevisiae NDL1 (YLR254C); ancestral locus Anc_1.382), yielding MMDLPAALSLIRSLQSQLEEINAVSREYENEMEHVIQGLQNDINTLNDERDTQKRRMIELEIKVDDLENENSLLSSKLIDSNSQNDKLLERNVLLEHEVHDLQDYCDKQRRGLDRRGSVSKEKNSTMPTVDSLKVSMRGPSLVVSTKSPIGATASSNMHIPYSEVSSSFVVTTTSNSPRKKSTLTV